The following DNA comes from Enterocloster bolteae.
CAAAGGATTTTTCTGATGACTGCCAGAGGAAAAAAACAGAACTTTTTGCTGATTTTCATGTTCTCCCCGATGACCTGACTATAGAACGCATGGTACTTGAGGAGAAAAGAAAAGAATTAGAAGAAAGGAGGGAATCCGTATGAAAAAAGCAATCTTATGTCTGATTGCGGCAGTATCATTGCTTCTGCCTGTATCGGCTGTGGCATCTCCGGTGAGCGTAGAAACGCCGATACAAGAGGAAAATGCAACTGAAAACACATTGCCTGTACCAATCTCCATGGAAAGGAAAAACATAGACGGTGTGGAATATCTGGTCAAGGTTTATGATCTGCCGGCGAATACACCACAAGAGCAGCTGGTGGAAGAAGACTTTGTATTGGAAGATTTCCTGTTCAGCTATATCGCTGCGGATAAACAGCTCAATGAGAATAAGGACACAAAAGAAGTCACAGAAGACGCTAAGGCAGAAGGCGGTTCCAAAAATCTGGAAGATGTCATCAAACTCTTTCCAGCAACAAAAACATACGACAAAGATGGATATCAGGGTACATTGACACTGGATACCGGCAGCATCGTCACAGAGGTAGCAGGCTATACCACCAAGAATTATACGGTATCTGCCACAAAGGAATACCCAGGCTTGATGTATGCCGATCCTTCTTACGTTGCTCAGTCAACAGTAAAAGATGGATATACATTGCCCTTGACCAATGTCAGCTGGACCGTTATGGGAACATCCCTTGCCGGAGATACTTTGGTACCCACAGAGTATAAGGCAGTAGCTACTTATTCAAAAACATTCAGCTCGCAGGTGCCTACGGGCTATGTGTCCACAGCAAGATACAAAGGCAATGTAACGAAGACAACGGCGGATACGGCAACCTTTACCATTACTTACGCAGGAAAGCTGATAGAAAATGGAATGCCGCCAGTATTAAAAGCAGTAACAGGCATTATTGCGGTACTGCTTTTGGGCTGTGCCATTGCCATGCTTTTGCTTTATCTGAAAAACAGGCAAGGGGCTGATGTGTATAATCTCATTGACAAAGAGTATATCTGCATCGGAAGACAAAATGTCGATCCAAAGCAACCTGTCATTGATTTGAATGAGTTTGAGGACTTGATTCAAAGCAATGTATTCCAGTTTGTGCTGGACAAGAAAACAACAAAGGCACTTTTCGGCAGGAACATCAGTGTGACTTATAAAGACATGACAGTCAAGCACAGAGTCAATGAGAAAAAAGGAGAATATCGATTTGAGCTGGATTTGGGAGGTGTGTTGGATGCGGAATAGAGTGAAAAAGTTTAAAATTTCTGTCCCAAGCATTATAAAAACAGCAATGGTTTTCCCTATGATTTGCGGAGTTTTTTTCTGCGTTCCAGCTTATGCTCTTGACTCAGATTTAAGTTACAATTACAAAACAGAGAATCAAGAGGAGTTTGTTATTGTGGGAAAATCCAATATCAATATTCAGGGAGAGATACCAGATTATCTCAGGGACATATACGATGTATCGCCGCAGACAGTTTATGATTCAGAGTATGGTGCCAATGTAGTGGAACCAAATGCGCCATCCATTAACCACACTACATACGCACCAGTAAATGCACCAATCAATCCTTACACCCAAAGTCCAAGCAGCCTGATTTCAGGTGCAGCCTATGGTGGTGGTACTAGTGGAAGCTATACAGCGAATATTTCCTCAGACGGCTATGTGACAAATGAGATTCCGGAACAGGTATATGACGAAGTTCTGCAGTATCCCTTAACAACCATTGAGCAGGTGCGAAACAGCGATGGGAGCATTGGCGTATTGAAGATTCCAGAAATTGGGCTGACGGTAACCGCCTATGACGGTGATACCTTCACAGCGATGAAAAAAGGTGTGGGACATTTGGCTTCCACTTCCTGCTGGAATGGAAATATCGGTTTGGTAGGACATAACAGAGGTACCAATGACTACTTTGGAAAACTGAAAAAACTGGATATTGGCGATGAAATGACCTATACCACAAAACTTGGTACAAGAACCTATGTGGTAAAATCCATTACAAAGATTGCCGATACGGACTGGTCAAAACTTCAATACACCAGTGACAACCGCCTGACATTGATTACCTGTGTGGAAGATGTGGGCGATCAGCGTCTTTGCGTGCAGGCAGTGCAGAAATAATCTTTTGCTTGCAGTGTAAATGCTTTTCCAATATAAATGATATTGAAAGGAAAACAAAGGGAAGGAGGCGAAATAAATATAGAAAGACTTTGACAGAGTATACGGTTTCCAATTGATTCAAAATGCAGTGAAAAAGAAAAAGGAGCGTGAAAAATATGAAAAAACGATTAGCAGCCATATTGGCAGCCACAATGGTATTAGGTACAGTACCATGTGCTTTCGCTGCTGACCAGATCACAGTTACAGTTGATGGGGAAAAGGTCAATTTTGAGGATCAGCAGCCAGTGAATATTGATGGTCGTATCATGGTTCCAATCAGAGATGTAGCAGAAAAAATGGGCTGGGAAGTGGAATGGTTCACATATTACGGAGATACGGTTGTAGATGGCACATTCCAAATAGAACATTCAGCTATCTTTACAAAGCCGATTGCATCTACTGATAGATATATGGCAGGCTATCACAGCAGTCTGAACATCGAAGATAAAACAAAAACAAAGTCAGTTTGGGGCGCAACACATATTTTGACACAAGGTGAAGATTTACTAGTTTCTGCTCCCGCAAAAGTAATCAATGATCGTACATTAGTAGGAATCAGAGATTTGGCAGATTGTATGTATGCAGATGCTCAGTGGGATGCAGAAACAAAAACCGTTGCAATCAAAACTACTCCAACTGAACAACTGCCACAATACAATGAAATCCTGGCAAATGTTGCTTCGGTGAAGAACCAAGAACAACAGGAAATGCCAGAAACAAAGCCAACTCTTACGATTGAAGAGGAACAGCGTCAAAGAACAGAAAAATATGCAGCAGAACAGAATGCAAAGCGTGATGAATTCGCTGAAGAAGTCATTGACCGTATCAACCAAGAACGTGAAAAGAATGGGTTAAATAAGCTTCAAATGAATGATGCTTTGATGGAAGCAGCAGATGTAAGGGTAAAAGAAATTGTAACAAACTTCTCTCATACACGTCCTGACGGAAGAAAGGCAAAAACAGCCGCAAATGAAGCAGGTTTTGAAGGAAACTATATCGGTGAGAATATCACAGGCTTTGCCAATACACCCAAATGGGCTGTAGATAATTGGACGGAATCAGATGGTCATAGAGAAAATTATCTAAATCCTG
Coding sequences within:
- a CDS encoding CAP domain-containing protein; the protein is MKKRLAAILAATMVLGTVPCAFAADQITVTVDGEKVNFEDQQPVNIDGRIMVPIRDVAEKMGWEVEWFTYYGDTVVDGTFQIEHSAIFTKPIASTDRYMAGYHSSLNIEDKTKTKSVWGATHILTQGEDLLVSAPAKVINDRTLVGIRDLADCMYADAQWDAETKTVAIKTTPTEQLPQYNEILANVASVKNQEQQEMPETKPTLTIEEEQRQRTEKYAAEQNAKRDEFAEEVIDRINQEREKNGLNKLQMNDALMEAADVRVKEIVTNFSHTRPDGRKAKTAANEAGFEGNYIGENITGFANTPKWAVDNWTESDGHRENYLNPEYTYTGVAYLYDKDSEYGSYWVQIFAR
- a CDS encoding class D sortase, with product MGKSNINIQGEIPDYLRDIYDVSPQTVYDSEYGANVVEPNAPSINHTTYAPVNAPINPYTQSPSSLISGAAYGGGTSGSYTANISSDGYVTNEIPEQVYDEVLQYPLTTIEQVRNSDGSIGVLKIPEIGLTVTAYDGDTFTAMKKGVGHLASTSCWNGNIGLVGHNRGTNDYFGKLKKLDIGDEMTYTTKLGTRTYVVKSITKIADTDWSKLQYTSDNRLTLITCVEDVGDQRLCVQAVQK